The following are from one region of the Camelus dromedarius isolate mCamDro1 chromosome 16, mCamDro1.pat, whole genome shotgun sequence genome:
- the GPRC5C gene encoding G-protein coupled receptor family C group 5 member C isoform X1 gives MQAPAHPRSEKGAELGERPERERERARDEARPAQPGSRGEAGPAPRSPVRAPPAQARAGPGPAPCAESLPPSLAPRLGPKLAPNAAPELGRRRVPGTQVEPGLGARMAVHKALLTCLGLPLFLFPGTQAQNSAPPGCSPDLNPLYYNLCDRSGAWGIILEAVAGAGIVTTFVLTIILVASLPFVQDTKKRSLLGTQVFFLLGTLGLFCLVFACVVKPDFSTCASRRFLFGVLFAICFSCLVAHVFALNFLVRKNRGPRGWVTFTVALLLSLVEVIINTEWLIITLVRGGGGEGGPPGNGSAVWAAASPCAIANMDFVMALIYVMLLLLCAFSGAWPALCGRFRRWRKHGVFVLLTTATSIAIWVVWIVMYTYGNKQRNSPTWDDPTLAIALAANAWAFVLFYVIPEVSQVTKASPEQSYQGDLYPTRGVGYETILKEQKGQSMFVENKAFSMDEPASGKRPVSPYSGYNGQLLTSVYQPTEMALMHKAPVSGVPRSPHHVGAIWSEGGYDVILPRATANSQVMGSANSTLRAEDIYAAQSRQETTLPKEGKNSQVFRNPYVWD, from the exons ATGCAGGCGCCGGCTCACCCTCGCTCAGAGAAAGGCGCCGAGCTCGGGGagaggccagagagagagagagagagagcaagagacgAGGCGCGGCCAGCTCAGCCCGGGTCCCGGGGAGAGGCAGGCCCCGCGCCCCGATCCCCCGTCCGGGCCCCGccagcccaggccagggctgggcctggcccCGCGCCCTGTGCCGAGTCCCTCCCACCCTCGCTCGCGCCCCGCCTGGGGCCAAAGTTGGCCCCAAACGCCGCGCCGGAGCTGGGCCGGCGGCGCGTCCCAG GGACCCAGGTGGAGCCTGGCCTGGGAGCCAGGATGGCCGTCCACAAAGCCTTGCTGACGTGCCTCGGACTGCCTCTCTTCCTGTTCCCAGGGACTCAGGCCCAGAACTCTGCCCCACCTGGCTGCAGCCCGGACCTCAACCCCCTCTATTACAACTTATGTGACCGCTCTGGGGCTTGGGGCATCATCTTGGAGGCCGTGGCTGGGGCGGGCATCGTCACCACTTTTGTCCTCACCATCATCCTTGTGGCCAGCCTCCCCTTTGTACAGGACACCAAGAAGCGGAGCCTGCTGGGGACCCAGGTGTTCTTCCTGCTGGGGACCCTGGGCCTCTTCTGCCTCGTCTTTGCCTGCGTGGTGAAGCCTGACTTCTCCACCTGTGCCTCTCGGCGCTTCCTCTTTGGGGTCCTGTTTGCCATCTGCTTCTCCTGCCTGGTGGCCCACGTCTTCGCCCTCAACTTCCTGGTCCGGAAGAACCGCGGGCCCCGGGGCTGGGTGACCTTCACCGTGGCCCTGCTGCTGAGCCTCGTGGAGGTGATCATCAACACGGAGTGGCTGATCATCACGCTGGTGCGGGGCGGTGGCGGCGAGGGTGGCCCTCCGGGCAATGGCAGCGCCGTCTGGGCCGCCGCCTCCCCCTGCGCCATCGCCAACATGGACTTCGTCATGGCGCTCATCTACgtcatgctgctgctgctgtgcgCCTTCAGCGGGGCCTGGCCCGCCCTGTGCGGCCGCTTCCGGCGCTGGCGGAAGCATGGGGTCTTCGTGCTGCTCACCACGGCCACCTCCATCGCCATCTGGGTGGTGTGGATTGTCATGTACACCTACGGCAACAAGCAGCGTAACAGCCCCACCTGGGATGACCCCACGCTGGCCATCGCCCTGGCTGCCAATGCCTGGGCCTTTGTCCTCTTCTATGTCATCCCTGAGGTCTCCCAGGTGACCAAGGCCAGCCCGGAGCAAAGCTACCAGGGGGACCTGTACCCTACCCGGGGCGTGGGCTACGAGACCATCCTGAAGGAGCAGAAGGGCCAGAGCATGTTTGTGGAAAACAAGGCATTTTCCATGGACGAGCCAGCCTCAG GTAAGAGACCAGTGTCACCGTACAGCGGGTACAACGGGCAGCTGCTGACCAGTGTGTACCAGCCCACTGAGATGGCCCTGATGCACAAAGCCCCGGTGAGTGGGGTCCCCAGGTCCCCACACCATGTTGGGGCCATATGG TCCGAAGGAGGTTACGACGTCATCCTCCCACGGGCCACCGCCAACAGTCAGGTGATGGGCAGCGCCAACTCCACCCTGCGGGCCGAAGACATCTATGCGGCCCAGAGCCGCCAGGAGACCACACTGCCGAAGGAAGGCAAGAACTCTCAGGTCTTTAGAAACCCCTACGTGTGGGACTGA
- the GPRC5C gene encoding G-protein coupled receptor family C group 5 member C isoform X3, protein MAVHKALLTCLGLPLFLFPGTQAQNSAPPGCSPDLNPLYYNLCDRSGAWGIILEAVAGAGIVTTFVLTIILVASLPFVQDTKKRSLLGTQVFFLLGTLGLFCLVFACVVKPDFSTCASRRFLFGVLFAICFSCLVAHVFALNFLVRKNRGPRGWVTFTVALLLSLVEVIINTEWLIITLVRGGGGEGGPPGNGSAVWAAASPCAIANMDFVMALIYVMLLLLCAFSGAWPALCGRFRRWRKHGVFVLLTTATSIAIWVVWIVMYTYGNKQRNSPTWDDPTLAIALAANAWAFVLFYVIPEVSQVTKASPEQSYQGDLYPTRGVGYETILKEQKGQSMFVENKAFSMDEPASGKRPVSPYSGYNGQLLTSVYQPTEMALMHKAPVSGVPRSPHHVGAIWSEGGYDVILPRATANSQVMGSANSTLRAEDIYAAQSRQETTLPKEGKNSQVFRNPYVWD, encoded by the exons ATGGCCGTCCACAAAGCCTTGCTGACGTGCCTCGGACTGCCTCTCTTCCTGTTCCCAGGGACTCAGGCCCAGAACTCTGCCCCACCTGGCTGCAGCCCGGACCTCAACCCCCTCTATTACAACTTATGTGACCGCTCTGGGGCTTGGGGCATCATCTTGGAGGCCGTGGCTGGGGCGGGCATCGTCACCACTTTTGTCCTCACCATCATCCTTGTGGCCAGCCTCCCCTTTGTACAGGACACCAAGAAGCGGAGCCTGCTGGGGACCCAGGTGTTCTTCCTGCTGGGGACCCTGGGCCTCTTCTGCCTCGTCTTTGCCTGCGTGGTGAAGCCTGACTTCTCCACCTGTGCCTCTCGGCGCTTCCTCTTTGGGGTCCTGTTTGCCATCTGCTTCTCCTGCCTGGTGGCCCACGTCTTCGCCCTCAACTTCCTGGTCCGGAAGAACCGCGGGCCCCGGGGCTGGGTGACCTTCACCGTGGCCCTGCTGCTGAGCCTCGTGGAGGTGATCATCAACACGGAGTGGCTGATCATCACGCTGGTGCGGGGCGGTGGCGGCGAGGGTGGCCCTCCGGGCAATGGCAGCGCCGTCTGGGCCGCCGCCTCCCCCTGCGCCATCGCCAACATGGACTTCGTCATGGCGCTCATCTACgtcatgctgctgctgctgtgcgCCTTCAGCGGGGCCTGGCCCGCCCTGTGCGGCCGCTTCCGGCGCTGGCGGAAGCATGGGGTCTTCGTGCTGCTCACCACGGCCACCTCCATCGCCATCTGGGTGGTGTGGATTGTCATGTACACCTACGGCAACAAGCAGCGTAACAGCCCCACCTGGGATGACCCCACGCTGGCCATCGCCCTGGCTGCCAATGCCTGGGCCTTTGTCCTCTTCTATGTCATCCCTGAGGTCTCCCAGGTGACCAAGGCCAGCCCGGAGCAAAGCTACCAGGGGGACCTGTACCCTACCCGGGGCGTGGGCTACGAGACCATCCTGAAGGAGCAGAAGGGCCAGAGCATGTTTGTGGAAAACAAGGCATTTTCCATGGACGAGCCAGCCTCAG GTAAGAGACCAGTGTCACCGTACAGCGGGTACAACGGGCAGCTGCTGACCAGTGTGTACCAGCCCACTGAGATGGCCCTGATGCACAAAGCCCCGGTGAGTGGGGTCCCCAGGTCCCCACACCATGTTGGGGCCATATGG TCCGAAGGAGGTTACGACGTCATCCTCCCACGGGCCACCGCCAACAGTCAGGTGATGGGCAGCGCCAACTCCACCCTGCGGGCCGAAGACATCTATGCGGCCCAGAGCCGCCAGGAGACCACACTGCCGAAGGAAGGCAAGAACTCTCAGGTCTTTAGAAACCCCTACGTGTGGGACTGA
- the GPRC5C gene encoding G-protein coupled receptor family C group 5 member C isoform X4, giving the protein MAVHKALLTCLGLPLFLFPGTQAQNSAPPGCSPDLNPLYYNLCDRSGAWGIILEAVAGAGIVTTFVLTIILVASLPFVQDTKKRSLLGTQVFFLLGTLGLFCLVFACVVKPDFSTCASRRFLFGVLFAICFSCLVAHVFALNFLVRKNRGPRGWVTFTVALLLSLVEVIINTEWLIITLVRGGGGEGGPPGNGSAVWAAASPCAIANMDFVMALIYVMLLLLCAFSGAWPALCGRFRRWRKHGVFVLLTTATSIAIWVVWIVMYTYGNKQRNSPTWDDPTLAIALAANAWAFVLFYVIPEVSQVTKASPEQSYQGDLYPTRGVGYETILKEQKGQSMFVENKAFSMDEPASGKRPVSPYSGYNGQLLTSVYQPTEMALMHKAPSEGGYDVILPRATANSQVMGSANSTLRAEDIYAAQSRQETTLPKEGKNSQVFRNPYVWD; this is encoded by the exons ATGGCCGTCCACAAAGCCTTGCTGACGTGCCTCGGACTGCCTCTCTTCCTGTTCCCAGGGACTCAGGCCCAGAACTCTGCCCCACCTGGCTGCAGCCCGGACCTCAACCCCCTCTATTACAACTTATGTGACCGCTCTGGGGCTTGGGGCATCATCTTGGAGGCCGTGGCTGGGGCGGGCATCGTCACCACTTTTGTCCTCACCATCATCCTTGTGGCCAGCCTCCCCTTTGTACAGGACACCAAGAAGCGGAGCCTGCTGGGGACCCAGGTGTTCTTCCTGCTGGGGACCCTGGGCCTCTTCTGCCTCGTCTTTGCCTGCGTGGTGAAGCCTGACTTCTCCACCTGTGCCTCTCGGCGCTTCCTCTTTGGGGTCCTGTTTGCCATCTGCTTCTCCTGCCTGGTGGCCCACGTCTTCGCCCTCAACTTCCTGGTCCGGAAGAACCGCGGGCCCCGGGGCTGGGTGACCTTCACCGTGGCCCTGCTGCTGAGCCTCGTGGAGGTGATCATCAACACGGAGTGGCTGATCATCACGCTGGTGCGGGGCGGTGGCGGCGAGGGTGGCCCTCCGGGCAATGGCAGCGCCGTCTGGGCCGCCGCCTCCCCCTGCGCCATCGCCAACATGGACTTCGTCATGGCGCTCATCTACgtcatgctgctgctgctgtgcgCCTTCAGCGGGGCCTGGCCCGCCCTGTGCGGCCGCTTCCGGCGCTGGCGGAAGCATGGGGTCTTCGTGCTGCTCACCACGGCCACCTCCATCGCCATCTGGGTGGTGTGGATTGTCATGTACACCTACGGCAACAAGCAGCGTAACAGCCCCACCTGGGATGACCCCACGCTGGCCATCGCCCTGGCTGCCAATGCCTGGGCCTTTGTCCTCTTCTATGTCATCCCTGAGGTCTCCCAGGTGACCAAGGCCAGCCCGGAGCAAAGCTACCAGGGGGACCTGTACCCTACCCGGGGCGTGGGCTACGAGACCATCCTGAAGGAGCAGAAGGGCCAGAGCATGTTTGTGGAAAACAAGGCATTTTCCATGGACGAGCCAGCCTCAG GTAAGAGACCAGTGTCACCGTACAGCGGGTACAACGGGCAGCTGCTGACCAGTGTGTACCAGCCCACTGAGATGGCCCTGATGCACAAAGCCCCG TCCGAAGGAGGTTACGACGTCATCCTCCCACGGGCCACCGCCAACAGTCAGGTGATGGGCAGCGCCAACTCCACCCTGCGGGCCGAAGACATCTATGCGGCCCAGAGCCGCCAGGAGACCACACTGCCGAAGGAAGGCAAGAACTCTCAGGTCTTTAGAAACCCCTACGTGTGGGACTGA
- the GPRC5C gene encoding G-protein coupled receptor family C group 5 member C isoform X2, translating to MQAPAHPRSEKGAELGERPERERERARDEARPAQPGSRGEAGPAPRSPVRAPPAQARAGPGPAPCAESLPPSLAPRLGPKLAPNAAPELGRRRVPGTQVEPGLGARMAVHKALLTCLGLPLFLFPGTQAQNSAPPGCSPDLNPLYYNLCDRSGAWGIILEAVAGAGIVTTFVLTIILVASLPFVQDTKKRSLLGTQVFFLLGTLGLFCLVFACVVKPDFSTCASRRFLFGVLFAICFSCLVAHVFALNFLVRKNRGPRGWVTFTVALLLSLVEVIINTEWLIITLVRGGGGEGGPPGNGSAVWAAASPCAIANMDFVMALIYVMLLLLCAFSGAWPALCGRFRRWRKHGVFVLLTTATSIAIWVVWIVMYTYGNKQRNSPTWDDPTLAIALAANAWAFVLFYVIPEVSQVTKASPEQSYQGDLYPTRGVGYETILKEQKGQSMFVENKAFSMDEPASGKRPVSPYSGYNGQLLTSVYQPTEMALMHKAPSEGGYDVILPRATANSQVMGSANSTLRAEDIYAAQSRQETTLPKEGKNSQVFRNPYVWD from the exons ATGCAGGCGCCGGCTCACCCTCGCTCAGAGAAAGGCGCCGAGCTCGGGGagaggccagagagagagagagagagagcaagagacgAGGCGCGGCCAGCTCAGCCCGGGTCCCGGGGAGAGGCAGGCCCCGCGCCCCGATCCCCCGTCCGGGCCCCGccagcccaggccagggctgggcctggcccCGCGCCCTGTGCCGAGTCCCTCCCACCCTCGCTCGCGCCCCGCCTGGGGCCAAAGTTGGCCCCAAACGCCGCGCCGGAGCTGGGCCGGCGGCGCGTCCCAG GGACCCAGGTGGAGCCTGGCCTGGGAGCCAGGATGGCCGTCCACAAAGCCTTGCTGACGTGCCTCGGACTGCCTCTCTTCCTGTTCCCAGGGACTCAGGCCCAGAACTCTGCCCCACCTGGCTGCAGCCCGGACCTCAACCCCCTCTATTACAACTTATGTGACCGCTCTGGGGCTTGGGGCATCATCTTGGAGGCCGTGGCTGGGGCGGGCATCGTCACCACTTTTGTCCTCACCATCATCCTTGTGGCCAGCCTCCCCTTTGTACAGGACACCAAGAAGCGGAGCCTGCTGGGGACCCAGGTGTTCTTCCTGCTGGGGACCCTGGGCCTCTTCTGCCTCGTCTTTGCCTGCGTGGTGAAGCCTGACTTCTCCACCTGTGCCTCTCGGCGCTTCCTCTTTGGGGTCCTGTTTGCCATCTGCTTCTCCTGCCTGGTGGCCCACGTCTTCGCCCTCAACTTCCTGGTCCGGAAGAACCGCGGGCCCCGGGGCTGGGTGACCTTCACCGTGGCCCTGCTGCTGAGCCTCGTGGAGGTGATCATCAACACGGAGTGGCTGATCATCACGCTGGTGCGGGGCGGTGGCGGCGAGGGTGGCCCTCCGGGCAATGGCAGCGCCGTCTGGGCCGCCGCCTCCCCCTGCGCCATCGCCAACATGGACTTCGTCATGGCGCTCATCTACgtcatgctgctgctgctgtgcgCCTTCAGCGGGGCCTGGCCCGCCCTGTGCGGCCGCTTCCGGCGCTGGCGGAAGCATGGGGTCTTCGTGCTGCTCACCACGGCCACCTCCATCGCCATCTGGGTGGTGTGGATTGTCATGTACACCTACGGCAACAAGCAGCGTAACAGCCCCACCTGGGATGACCCCACGCTGGCCATCGCCCTGGCTGCCAATGCCTGGGCCTTTGTCCTCTTCTATGTCATCCCTGAGGTCTCCCAGGTGACCAAGGCCAGCCCGGAGCAAAGCTACCAGGGGGACCTGTACCCTACCCGGGGCGTGGGCTACGAGACCATCCTGAAGGAGCAGAAGGGCCAGAGCATGTTTGTGGAAAACAAGGCATTTTCCATGGACGAGCCAGCCTCAG GTAAGAGACCAGTGTCACCGTACAGCGGGTACAACGGGCAGCTGCTGACCAGTGTGTACCAGCCCACTGAGATGGCCCTGATGCACAAAGCCCCG TCCGAAGGAGGTTACGACGTCATCCTCCCACGGGCCACCGCCAACAGTCAGGTGATGGGCAGCGCCAACTCCACCCTGCGGGCCGAAGACATCTATGCGGCCCAGAGCCGCCAGGAGACCACACTGCCGAAGGAAGGCAAGAACTCTCAGGTCTTTAGAAACCCCTACGTGTGGGACTGA